A stretch of the Polluticoccus soli genome encodes the following:
- a CDS encoding 7TM diverse intracellular signaling domain-containing protein — MKCRLLFSFVFLSLLFSYVANAQEVISFPSQSKNIEVGSKVLLLEDKTNSMTVEQVLASNAFKQSTQDVPNFEMTSSTVWVKLLVKNGTWHNKLALELPYPTVDSVSFYSLLPDGRYTVLNTGEYKPYYRRVYKHQNYIFQLSIPPGETRTFLLKVYANEQLQLPLTLGTDKTISESLLNRDLIFGLYAGIILVMFFYNLFVFFTVRDRTYLYYVAYIFFVGLTQACLQGYAARFFYPNSPYLSNLMMVIVPVMVGVTALQFLKVFMSVKTYTPKLYKGIYFFMAVYAVILVMGFLGLYRESAQIVQINAGVASLFVVVIGTTIARKGYRPAKFFMIAWVIFLASVIVFVLRNFNVLPYNNFTYYALQIGSALEVILLSFALADKINILRQEKEASQEQAMTALEENARIIAEQNVMLETKVNERTHELKISNQELNKTLQELKEAEMQLVESEKMASLGQLTAGIAHEINNPINFVTSNVKPLKRDVDMLLTMIEQVENITLDGGSLDDKKRKIGELKEEYDFDYLKVEIDHLLKGINEGSSRTAEIVKGLRIFSRLDEDDLKKASINEGLDSTIVIVNNLLEGRITIEKQYGNIPMVECYPGKLNQVFLNIITNGIHAIKSKFKEQSGGKVTLTTTNTENTVIITIADNGTGMDDNTKKRLFEPFFTTKDVGEGTGLGMSIAYNTIKKHNGTITLNSTLGEGTEFIIEIPISQ; from the coding sequence ATGAAGTGTAGACTACTTTTCTCCTTTGTTTTCCTGTCTTTATTGTTTTCCTATGTGGCCAATGCGCAGGAGGTCATTTCTTTTCCGAGCCAATCTAAGAATATAGAGGTCGGTAGCAAGGTGTTGCTGCTGGAGGATAAGACCAATAGCATGACAGTGGAACAGGTGTTGGCTTCCAATGCCTTTAAGCAAAGTACCCAGGATGTGCCCAACTTCGAGATGACTTCATCTACAGTTTGGGTAAAACTGTTGGTAAAGAATGGTACATGGCATAACAAGCTCGCGCTTGAATTGCCTTATCCAACAGTTGATAGTGTAAGTTTTTATAGCCTGCTGCCCGATGGCCGCTATACAGTGTTAAATACCGGCGAGTACAAACCCTATTACCGCAGGGTGTACAAACACCAGAACTATATCTTTCAGCTATCCATACCGCCGGGAGAAACGCGTACGTTCCTGCTGAAGGTTTATGCAAACGAGCAATTACAATTACCGCTTACACTTGGCACCGATAAAACAATATCCGAGTCATTGCTCAATCGTGACCTGATATTTGGTCTGTATGCCGGTATCATTCTGGTAATGTTCTTCTACAACCTGTTCGTATTCTTTACCGTTCGCGACCGCACATACCTCTACTATGTAGCTTACATATTTTTTGTTGGGTTAACACAGGCTTGTCTCCAGGGATATGCCGCCCGTTTCTTTTATCCAAACTCTCCCTACCTGTCGAACCTGATGATGGTGATCGTGCCGGTGATGGTGGGCGTAACTGCGCTGCAGTTCCTGAAAGTGTTTATGTCTGTCAAGACATATACCCCCAAGTTGTACAAGGGTATTTACTTTTTCATGGCCGTGTATGCAGTGATACTGGTTATGGGCTTCCTTGGCCTGTATCGCGAGTCGGCACAGATAGTGCAGATCAATGCCGGTGTTGCTTCGCTGTTTGTGGTGGTGATAGGTACAACCATTGCGCGTAAAGGTTATCGCCCTGCCAAGTTCTTTATGATTGCCTGGGTGATCTTCCTGGCCAGCGTTATCGTATTCGTGCTGCGCAACTTTAATGTGCTTCCGTATAACAACTTTACCTACTATGCGCTGCAGATAGGTTCAGCACTTGAAGTTATCCTGCTGTCATTTGCCCTGGCTGACAAGATCAATATCCTCCGCCAGGAAAAAGAAGCATCGCAGGAGCAGGCCATGACTGCGCTGGAAGAGAATGCACGCATCATAGCAGAGCAGAACGTGATGCTGGAAACCAAAGTGAATGAGCGCACGCACGAGCTGAAAATATCTAACCAGGAACTCAATAAAACGCTGCAGGAACTGAAAGAAGCGGAAATGCAGCTGGTAGAATCTGAAAAGATGGCCTCGCTCGGTCAGCTTACCGCCGGTATTGCCCATGAGATCAATAACCCGATCAACTTCGTTACATCGAACGTAAAGCCGCTGAAACGAGATGTGGATATGCTGCTTACCATGATAGAGCAGGTTGAGAATATTACGCTTGATGGTGGTTCACTGGATGACAAAAAGCGTAAGATCGGCGAGTTGAAAGAAGAATATGATTTCGACTATTTGAAAGTGGAGATAGACCACCTGCTGAAAGGTATCAACGAAGGATCAAGCCGTACGGCAGAGATCGTTAAAGGGTTGCGCATTTTCTCCCGTCTCGATGAGGACGATCTGAAAAAGGCAAGCATCAATGAAGGACTTGATTCAACCATTGTTATTGTCAACAATTTGTTGGAAGGTCGTATTACCATAGAGAAGCAATACGGCAATATCCCGATGGTAGAATGCTATCCCGGTAAGCTTAACCAGGTTTTCCTCAACATCATTACCAACGGCATACATGCTATCAAGTCGAAGTTCAAAGAACAGAGCGGTGGCAAGGTAACGCTGACAACCACTAATACTGAAAATACCGTTATCATCACCATTGCCGATAATGGTACGGGTATGGATGATAATACCAAGAAGCGTCTGTTTGAGCCATTCTTTACTACAAAAGATGTAGGCGAAGGAACTGGTTTGGGTATGTCTATCGCCTATAACACTATAAAAAAACACAACGGAACCATCACACTAAATTCAACCTTAGGAGAGGGCACTGAATTTATCATTGAAATACCAATAAGTCAGTAA